GTACCTCGCCGCCGAGCTTCTAGAGCTCGCCGGGAACGCCGCCAAGGACAACAAGAAGTCCCGCATCATCCCGCGCCACCTGCTGCTCGCCATCCGCAACGACCAGGAGCTCGGCAAGCTGCTCGCCGGCGTCACCATCGCGCACGGCGGCGTGCTGCCCAACATCAACCCCGTGTTGCTCCCCAAGAAGACGGCTGAGAAGGAGCCCAAGTCGCCCAAGAAGGCCGCCAAGTCCCCCAAGAAGGCTTAGTCGATTACTAATGCTTCGTAATAGAATTAATGTTCGCTGTTTAAGTAATGGTGTTGATATAGTATGATCTGTTCTGCTTTGGAAAAAAAAAATGTCAGAAATC
Above is a window of Triticum dicoccoides isolate Atlit2015 ecotype Zavitan chromosome 5B, WEW_v2.0, whole genome shotgun sequence DNA encoding:
- the LOC119306488 gene encoding probable histone H2A.5; translated protein: MDASATGAVSKVKKYVVGRKLGGGPRKKAVARSVKAGLQFPVGRIGRFLKKGRYAQRVGMGAPVYLASVLEYLAAELLELAGNAAKDNKKSRIIPRHLLLAIRNDQELGKLLAGVTIAHGGVLPNINPVLLPKKTAEKEPKSPKKAAKSPKKA